From Parasteatoda tepidariorum isolate YZ-2023 chromosome 1, CAS_Ptep_4.0, whole genome shotgun sequence, one genomic window encodes:
- the LOC122268811 gene encoding myb-like protein X has protein sequence MAYLAKAKKIDLLEVCEEIGVDADSSSKVVEIKNLILNSPAYKEDEVKIILDRIIEDRKQEEKTQQDEIDRQERIRQEEREDRLASEAQLHELEVKKLELVNKDPVQNSDSENKVEYSHRIPLTQITPKFDEKHDEMGLYLINFERRAEMAQVPKKDWVAYMLAVLPGELSNRLAREKPDDAINYDFVKDLILKSYKLNSEKLKQCFYRHQKSQDKSWRNYSQELSSYFTQWITELKIENLQQLKDLIITEQLKFRVPVEIREHYLEDWLKFITPFELAEKLDNFESIRESFKKKDFPKRNFSNIRNQNWNSKFNENKKEFKPKLLTKSEISQEKLRDREFEKGKPLRCYECGSSNHLRPQCDKLKKTQESISHVVADKSIDELMSRYISVDKVNGVEMKILRDTGATLDLICNKYVKPHMYTNEKVWLRTPLEETLTCLPLVEVELECEM, from the coding sequence ATGGCTTACTTagcaaaagctaaaaaaattgacttattaGAAGTGTGTGAAGAAATTGGCGTGGATGCTGACTCTTCTAGTAAAGTAGtggaaattaagaatttaattttgaacagcCCGGCTTATAAGGAAGATGAAGTAAAGATTATTCTAGATAGAATTATTGAGGACAGAAAACAAGAAGAGAAAACTCAACAAGATGAGATAGATAGACAAGAAAGAATTAGACAAGAAGAGAGAGAAGATAGATTGGCGAGTGAAGCCCAATTACATGAActggaagtaaaaaaattagaactggTGAATAAGGATCCTGTTCAAAATAGTGATTCAGAAAATAAAGTTGAATATTCTCATCGAATTCCTCTTACTCAGATTACGCCCAAATTTGATGAAAAGCACGATGAAATGGGACTCTACCTTATAAATTTTGAGAGAAGAGCAGAGATGGCTCAGGTACCAAAGAAGGATTGGGTTGCTTATATGTTAGCGGTTTTACCTGGGGAATTATCTAACAGGCTGGCAAGAGAAAAACCTGACGATGCTATTAACTATGACTTTGTAAAAGATCTTATCTTGAAAAGTTATAAACTGAATAGTGAAAAATTGAAGCAATGTTTTTATAGACATCAAAAATCCCAGGACAAATCTTGGAGAAATTATTCACAAGAACTGTCTAGTTATTTTACCCAGTGGATTACTGAATTGAAAATTGAGAACCTGCAGCAGCTTAAAGATCTGATAATAACGGAGCAATTGAAGTTTCGAGTACCTGTGGAGATAAGAGAACATTACTTAGAAGATTGGCTGAAATTTATCACTCCATTTGAATTAGCTGAAAAGTTGGACAACTTTGAAAGTATTAGAgagagttttaaaaagaaagattttcccaaaaggaatttttctaatattagaaaCCAAAATTGGAACTCTAAgtttaatgagaataaaaaagaattcaagcCGAAATTGTTGACAAAATCGGAAATATCTCAAGAAAAACTAAGAGATAGAGAATTTGAAAAGGGAAAACCCCTTCGTTGCTATGAATGTGGCTCTAGCAATCATCTTAGACCTCAATGTGATAAGTTAAAGAAAACTCAAGAATCTATTTCGCATGTTGTAGCTGACAAAAGTATTGATGAACTGATGTCACGTTACATTAGTGTAGATAAAGTAAATGGAGTTGAGATGAAAATTTTGAGAGATACTGGTGCAACTCTAGATCTAATTTGCAACAAGTATGTGAAACCACATATGTATACAAATGAAAAGGTTTGGTTAAGAACACCTTTGGAAGAAACTTTGACATGTTTGCCTCTTGTAGAAGTTGAGTTGGAGTGTGAGATGTGA